The following coding sequences are from one Neodiprion lecontei isolate iyNeoLeco1 chromosome 7, iyNeoLeco1.1, whole genome shotgun sequence window:
- the LOC124295520 gene encoding uncharacterized protein LOC124295520 isoform X2, translated as MQEFEDGIQLIASNWLIEETMEAYWPNFTTMNRYYKAVQVLEPIKDSWKLFKVKRILAKTYNYEKETKILKDAEIFSDLNSDVDDTCLKLRRRTHARLVYSDSDDEESGMENNSRSKIPPLPKPYVSEPFIPPQKPIKNSKASAVTSRKMGCHEPLNNNNSDFEDAEIHCPKQTGKYLNIQEHSEDDAESECSLATNTLATATLPHTNNTASINPKQHNSNPQVTHAHREMPAKKVIQPKNVDPDLESCMRKTNMNEPTISLDNEDFRTYQHFVIRSFTMLKAKINNVIDVVEVMSKKLDGIKCTDNIPDANQEADNPELEVMNLFPICHVKMLQRVEKELTNNAMKQKLMTALLKIGGSDYKNTTTRLMERLFSNYVAEKFSWVGSKGKRIFSTLHLCRVILDVVGKASTTNLVTEDMIAKVIKDWLRHAKERLSREKPPLSLHTDAEENSAREPDAEVELNVPGVAEGTDYSN; from the exons ATGCAGG AGTTTGAGGATGGAATTCAATTGATAGCGAGTAATTGGCTAATTGAAGAGACCATGGAAGCTTACTGGCCTAATTTTACAACGATGAATCGATATTACAAGGCTGTGCAAGTATTGGAACCGATTAAAGATTCGTGGAAGTTGTTCAAAGTAAAACGTATACTGGCCAAAACTT ataactatgagaaagaaacaaaaattttaaaagatgCGGAAATATTTTCCGATCTCAATTCGGATGTTGATGATACATGTCTAAAATTGAGACGAAGAACACATGCTCGCTTAGTATATTCTGATAGCGATGATGAGGAGTCGGGTATGGAAAATAACAGTCGATCCAAAATTCCTCCTCTTCCTAAGCCCTATGTGAGTGAACCATTCATTCCACCGCAAAAACCGATAAAAAACAGCAAAGCATCAGCTGTTACTTCAAGAAAAATGGGATGTCACGAGCCATTGAACAATAACAACTCAGATTTCGAGGATGCGGAAATCCATTGCCCCAAGCAGACTGGCAAATATCTTAATATCCAAGAGCACTCAGAAGACGATGCTGAATCAGAATGTTCACTTGCTACAAACACACTTGCAACGGCAACTCTTCCACATACTAACAATACAGCGTCAATCAATCCTAAACAACATAACAGTAATCCACAAGTTACACACGCACATAGGGAAATGCCAGCCAAGAAAGTAATACAACCCAAAAATGTTGATCCAGATTTGGAAAGCTGTATGCGGAAGACAAATATGAATGAACCTACTATATCTCTTGACAAtgaag atttcAGAACTTATCAACACTTTGTCATACGCTCTTTCACTATGCTGAAAGCCAAAATCAATAATGTTATTGATGTTGTGGAGGTGATGAGTAAGAAGCTAGATGGTATAAAATGTACTGATAATATTCCGGATGCGAATCAAGAAGCTGATAACCCCGAACTTGAAGTCATGAATCTTTTCCCAATTTGCCATGTAAAAATGTTGCAAAGAGTAGAAAAAGAATTAACGAACAATgcgatgaaacaaaaattg ATGACAGCATTACTAAAAATCGGTGGAAGTGATTACAAAAACACTACCACTAGATTGATGGAACGGCTTTTCAGCAATTATGTAGCTGAGAAATTTAGCTGGGTCGGgtcaaaaggaaaaagaattttttcaacacttcATTTGTGTCGTGTTATTCTAG ATGTTGTCGGGAAAGCATCGACCACAAATTTGGTCACAGAAGATATGATTGCGAAAGTCATTAAAGATTGGTTACGGCACGCGAAGGAACGATTGTCACGAGAGAAACC GCCCCTATCTTTGCACACAGATGCAGAAGAAAACTCCGCCAGAGAACCAGATGCCGAAGTAGAACTTAACGTTCCTGGAGTAGCTGAAGGGACTGATTATTCCAACTA a
- the LOC124295520 gene encoding uncharacterized protein LOC124295520 isoform X1, protein MAQSKNYVIVEFEDGIQLIASNWLIEETMEAYWPNFTTMNRYYKAVQVLEPIKDSWKLFKVKRILAKTYNYEKETKILKDAEIFSDLNSDVDDTCLKLRRRTHARLVYSDSDDEESGMENNSRSKIPPLPKPYVSEPFIPPQKPIKNSKASAVTSRKMGCHEPLNNNNSDFEDAEIHCPKQTGKYLNIQEHSEDDAESECSLATNTLATATLPHTNNTASINPKQHNSNPQVTHAHREMPAKKVIQPKNVDPDLESCMRKTNMNEPTISLDNEDFRTYQHFVIRSFTMLKAKINNVIDVVEVMSKKLDGIKCTDNIPDANQEADNPELEVMNLFPICHVKMLQRVEKELTNNAMKQKLMTALLKIGGSDYKNTTTRLMERLFSNYVAEKFSWVGSKGKRIFSTLHLCRVILDVVGKASTTNLVTEDMIAKVIKDWLRHAKERLSREKPPLSLHTDAEENSAREPDAEVELNVPGVAEGTDYSN, encoded by the exons ATGGCGCAATCCAAAAATTATGTCATTGTAGAGTTTGAGGATGGAATTCAATTGATAGCGAGTAATTGGCTAATTGAAGAGACCATGGAAGCTTACTGGCCTAATTTTACAACGATGAATCGATATTACAAGGCTGTGCAAGTATTGGAACCGATTAAAGATTCGTGGAAGTTGTTCAAAGTAAAACGTATACTGGCCAAAACTT ataactatgagaaagaaacaaaaattttaaaagatgCGGAAATATTTTCCGATCTCAATTCGGATGTTGATGATACATGTCTAAAATTGAGACGAAGAACACATGCTCGCTTAGTATATTCTGATAGCGATGATGAGGAGTCGGGTATGGAAAATAACAGTCGATCCAAAATTCCTCCTCTTCCTAAGCCCTATGTGAGTGAACCATTCATTCCACCGCAAAAACCGATAAAAAACAGCAAAGCATCAGCTGTTACTTCAAGAAAAATGGGATGTCACGAGCCATTGAACAATAACAACTCAGATTTCGAGGATGCGGAAATCCATTGCCCCAAGCAGACTGGCAAATATCTTAATATCCAAGAGCACTCAGAAGACGATGCTGAATCAGAATGTTCACTTGCTACAAACACACTTGCAACGGCAACTCTTCCACATACTAACAATACAGCGTCAATCAATCCTAAACAACATAACAGTAATCCACAAGTTACACACGCACATAGGGAAATGCCAGCCAAGAAAGTAATACAACCCAAAAATGTTGATCCAGATTTGGAAAGCTGTATGCGGAAGACAAATATGAATGAACCTACTATATCTCTTGACAAtgaag atttcAGAACTTATCAACACTTTGTCATACGCTCTTTCACTATGCTGAAAGCCAAAATCAATAATGTTATTGATGTTGTGGAGGTGATGAGTAAGAAGCTAGATGGTATAAAATGTACTGATAATATTCCGGATGCGAATCAAGAAGCTGATAACCCCGAACTTGAAGTCATGAATCTTTTCCCAATTTGCCATGTAAAAATGTTGCAAAGAGTAGAAAAAGAATTAACGAACAATgcgatgaaacaaaaattg ATGACAGCATTACTAAAAATCGGTGGAAGTGATTACAAAAACACTACCACTAGATTGATGGAACGGCTTTTCAGCAATTATGTAGCTGAGAAATTTAGCTGGGTCGGgtcaaaaggaaaaagaattttttcaacacttcATTTGTGTCGTGTTATTCTAG ATGTTGTCGGGAAAGCATCGACCACAAATTTGGTCACAGAAGATATGATTGCGAAAGTCATTAAAGATTGGTTACGGCACGCGAAGGAACGATTGTCACGAGAGAAACC GCCCCTATCTTTGCACACAGATGCAGAAGAAAACTCCGCCAGAGAACCAGATGCCGAAGTAGAACTTAACGTTCCTGGAGTAGCTGAAGGGACTGATTATTCCAACTA a